Proteins encoded by one window of Mercenaria mercenaria strain notata chromosome 4, MADL_Memer_1, whole genome shotgun sequence:
- the LOC123546283 gene encoding trichohyalin-like codes for MAEYMSERELRKIERNRRKEEDRLKRQNARTLEKEEKRKREQSEHDKKEREQLELQKQRERLIHERRKLKEKSKLLYEMEQGMKERERVDKEIRQKSKDIKKDFESDTSETEEGFKELEQVDSDHNSSIERKERSDKIRKYTSSSKENLRLKESEITQSKRAERKDSSDSEYSDLDKSTELQANARQTFSEERMKKRKGSVLNMKDEMSFRNENPLSSDSLEDKESEIELDSQQSESDASEDAYTTVDQIYDVDYIENPRHNSTEIETEENKNVNFENEMRWLDEKWQQYQCENAELKSSIDKLRNTETEKENIKRDRNKHLKYTAAEDMLKEKIKQLKIREKRVNDAIQENRMLKQKQAEELDNLKHRQTETKRESEKRKIEKDKLKKLKDEELLLKQRIKEKEARLLNENRTNAEINENKSDTRKANKSEKTESTKAKLHKPNIPSLTETTFEEWKIEVEIILKSGLYEENILRQAIRNSLCGHTRKILLTMSPDATIQQIINKLEGIYGNIRSGESVLSEFYMSKQGKDENVSEWGLRLESILQRAIEKGHIKEEQREDMLKTRFWRHLYSEDLKNATRLSFETSKSFEELRRKVRIEENEMSMTRIQEVEIEDKISLNQHKSEDDSDLVMKTVLERMKRPEEELLRVQEKSREEKESTSGDIHRRHDIEQERSRWDRRDRYRDRYDRGNYRNRYRDYEYGDRRNYKRDYRERYDTDRPNRDYRRRYDDIDWRKEDDRYPRYRRDDIERGYRGDRRTNDRYGYDRERNYDVRSTESQTAEEIIKSLTGIIEKVPAQNRENKIRTKEIQQNKNINKYNQIPRRRQQVEQTHQISL; via the coding sequence aTGGCGGAATATATGTCAGAAAGAGAACtgagaaaaattgaaagaaataggAGAAAGGAGGAAGATAGATTAAAAAGACAAAATGCAAGAACACTAGAAAAGGAGGAAAAACGTAAGCGTGAGCAAAGTGAACATGATAAAAAGGAGAGAGAACAACTTGAACTACAAAAGCAGAGAGAAAGGTTAATACATGAACGGCGTAAACTTAAAGAGAAAAGCAAGCTGCTATATGAAATGGAGCAAGGAATGAAAGAAAGAGAAAGGGTAGATAAAGAGATAAGACAGAAGTCTAAAGATATTAAGAAAGATTTTGAAAGTGATACAAGTGAAACAGAGGAAGGGTTTAAAGAATTAGAACAAGTTGATAGTGATCATAATAGTAgtatagaaagaaaagaaagaagtGATAAAATCAGAAAGTATACAAGTTCAAGTAAGGAGAACCTAAGATTGAAAGAAAGTGAAATTACACAAAGCAAAAGAGCTGAACGTAAAGATAGTTCAGATAGTGAATATTCAGATTTAGATAAATCAACGGAATTACAGGCAAATGCTAGACAGACATTTAGTGAAGAAAGAATGAAGAAAAGGAAAGGTTCAGTTCTGAATATGAAAGATGAAATGAGCTTCAGGAATGAAAACCCACTATCAAGTGATAGTCTAGAAGATAAAGAAAGTGAAATAGAATTAGATTCACAACAATCTGAAAGTGATGCCTCGGAAGATGCATACACAACAGTGGATCAAATATATGATGTAGATTATATTGAAAATCCGAGACATAATAGTACAGAGATAGaaactgaagaaaacaaaaatgtgaattttGAGAATGAAATGAGATGGCTTGATGAAAAATGGCAGCAATATCAATGTGAAAATGCTGAATTGAAATCTAGTATAGATAAACTTAGAAATACAgagacagaaaaagaaaatataaaacgagatagaaacaaacatttaaagTATACGGCTGCAGAAGATATgttgaaagagaaaataaaacaattaaagatTAGAGAAAAGAGGGTAAATGATGCTATCCAAGAAAATAGAATGCTCAAACAAAAACAAGCTGAAGAACTAGACAATTTAAAGCATAGACAGACAGAAACCAAAAGAGAAAGTGAGAAACGAAAGATAGAGAAAGATAAACTGAAGAAATTAAAGGACGAGGAACTGTTACTAAAGCAACGAATTAAGGAGAAAGAAGCTCGATTACTTAATGAGAACAGAACTAATGCTGAAATAAATGAGAACAAAAGCGATACTAGAAAGGCAAACAAAAGTGAGAAAACTGAAAGTACGAAAGCAAAGTTACACAAGCCCAATATCCCATCATTAACTGAAACTACATTCGAAGAATGGAAAATAGAGGTTGAAATTATTCTTAAGTCGGGACTATATGAGGAAAATATTCTCCGACAAGCAATTAGAAATTCGTTATGTGGACACACCAGAAAGATATTGTTGACCATGAGTCCTGATGCAACCATACAGCAAATTATAAACAAGTTAGAAGGTATATATGGAAACATCAGATCGGGTGAATCAGTTTTATCTGAATTTTACATGTCGAAACAAGGAAAGGATGAAAATGTGTCAGAATGGGGCTTGCGATTGGAAAGTATATTACAGAGAGCAATAGAAAAAGGTCATATAAAAGAAGAACAAAGAGAAGATATGTTAAAAACAAGATTCTGGAGGCATTTGTACAGTGAGGACCTGAAAAACGCTACAAGactaagctttgaaacttcaaagTCTTTTGAAGAGTTGCGAAGAAAAGTACGTATAGAAGAAAACGAGATGTCGATGACGAGAATACAAGAAGTAGAAATAGAAGATAAAATATCACTAAATCAGCATAAAAGTGAAGACGACAGTGATCTTGTCATGAAAACAGTTTTAGAAAGGATGAAAAGGCCAGAAGAAGAACTTCTTCGAGTTCAAGAAAAGTCTAGAGAAGAGAAAGAAAGTACAAGTGGTGACATACATAGACGTCATGATATAGAGCAAGAAAGGAGTAGATGGGATAGAAGAGATAGATATAGAGATAGATATGATAGAGGAAATTACAGAAATAGATACAGAGATTATGAATATGGGgacagaagaaattacaaaagagaTTATCGAGAAAGATATGACACAGATAGACCAAACAGAGATTATCGTAGACGATATGATGATATAGATTGGAGAAAAGAGGACGATAGGTACCCAAGATACAGAAGAGATGATATTGAAAGAGGATATAGGGGAGACAGAAGAACTAATGATAGATACGGATATGACAGAGAAAGAAATTACGATGTGAGAAGTACAGAGAGTCAGACAGCAGAAGAGATAATAAAGAGTTTAACAGGCATTATAGAGAAGGTTCCAGCGCAGAACAGAGAAAACAAGATACGGACAAAGGAGATACAGCAAAACAAGAACATAAACAAGTACAATCAAATTCCAAGACGGAGGCAGCAGGTAGAACAAACACACCAAATAAGCCTTTAA